TTCAACTCTTATAATTAACAAATGGTtacttaaaattaaattcacctCTCGTCAGTTACAAATTAATCACTGGTAATGTCTCTCATCAGTTACAAATTATTCACTTTTAATGTTTTTGCACACACATTACAAATTAATCACTTTTAATGTCGGGCACCCGTTACAAATTAACCACTTAATGTTTCTCTGTCATCTATAGTTTCAGTTACTATATCTCTTAGACTCACCTACCATGCTAGCAGATAAAAGCACGAAGAATAACAGCATTAAGATGAGTACCAACATAAGGCTAACAAAAACAATCAGTGTAATAAGTAATAACCTTTCTGCATAAATATTGAGGGAAACAAAGCATTTTATGCAATTTTCATAGTGTTTTCAAGTTGTCATAAAAGGGTGTACACCAATATTCCCAATCAAGATCTAAGCGCATTCTCGTCTACACATAAAAGGACCTGAAGAGATAAGGTAATTTGACATGTTGAGTGAAAGTAAACGGGCAAGCTGAAGTAGTAGAGTTGTCTGAAACACGTGGAATTGGAATTTAGAGAAAAGTTTCACTTGATATAATTTTATTGAATAAAGGtacaaaaaaatcacaacagAGTTCAGCTACTTAGACACTCAGATCAGACACAGTAACCAATAAAATGACTAAATCAATTAGCAGAATTCACATCTTGCATCATCTGCTTTTTCTTTTGGCCTTGCAAAAAGTGAGATTCAGCAGTTACACTGTTAGGATAGAAAAAAGGGAAAGGAGGAACCGTTAGAGAAATTTCTATGATATTCCAAACCACAAAACAGCAAGTCTTTGAAACCAACTTATATATACTCAAGATTCATCATTCATGtgtcattaaaaataaaaataaaaagcatgGAATGAAGCATTCTCATTCAGAGTATCCTTTCTAACTGCATGTAAAATATCCAAGGAAGCACATGTGTTTGAACTAACAGTCTAACACAACACATGCCCTTCTTCAATGGCTATGAGGAGTATAACCCGTGTTAGACTTCAACACCTTTGTGGTACTTGGTATAGCATGCAAAAGCATATAAAGTACCAATTTGATAACATCTTTCCATATCCACACATTGAAGCTTTTCTTTTATTGGAAAAAGTTATATTGACATTCTAAGGAGGCAGTACACGAAACTTAACTGAAGTGGGTTTCCTTTAGTCAATGTATTTCTTTTCAGCAGATTCTAGGTCACTGTaaaacttttcttttttcttggaCATAATCTTTGTATCTCTTAAACCATCGAGCGCAAAGCTTGAGCCATTTAGTGAGATCCTCCCTCTACTCAGATTTATTCTACAAAATCAACCCCAGAATAAGCTTTATAGACAAcatcattaataattaaattaagaatGGCCCATGTGAGACAAAGACAAAACCACCTTATAATCAAATGaactaaaatgaaataaaagggTAGACCATTTAGCACATGAGCAGaattaaattgaataaaaagaGACATGCTCTGATTTGCTATTCTCTTATCAGTTCCATTAGGCACAATTTTAATGAATCACTTAATTTGTATGCTCCATTAAATGAAATAGACAATGGATGTTCCCAAGTCAGACCTGAAACGCATTAAATACCCTGAATTGAGAGCTAATTAAAAATCTAAGAGTGAAGGGGGAGAGAGCTTACATTTTCTTCTACTAATGAAGAAGAACCCATCAGGTGACTTGAGCTTAGCTACCTTAATTGAATGCTAACATGGAAAACAAACAGGCAGAAGTAAAAACTAAGCAGAGCAACAGTGCCATTTTTTGTAGCATTCACGATCCGTTGCGCTTCTTGTCCAGCAGCCAAAGTTTTGTTCTGGCCATTTTTTCCAACGAAAAAAACCTTCTTGCTTCTTGTAAAGGCACGAACCTTATTATGTAGAACAGATGCTTCTTGATCAAAACCTAGACATGTTTCATCTGGAATTATCTTTGCATAAAtataatgaatgaatgaattagAGGATTAACATACTGATAGTGTGTCTTGGGGGAGAAATAAAGCAAGCTCCTCTGTAAAAAAAGAGGATGGATTCGATTTCAGTGCAAGTAGAAAATGATACCTCGTATCGAAAATGAATGAGACAACATTTTCTTACTTGGGTTTCTTCTCTATTTTTCCTCTTTCTGTCTCTCTGCTGAAATGGCCACATTGAAAAAGGGGAATTGAGGAGATATTAACAATCACAAATTCAGGGGAATTAGGAGAGATGAACATTACCTTTTTTGTGGTTGGATGGATGCTTAGGTTTTCTTGGTGACCTCTTACTTTAAGCAGATTTCATGATTTCAATATAGGGAAATTGCATATATTGGAAGTAATTAAACCTGTCCTTAGTCCATGCATATTTTCTCAATCCTTTCAGAAACTGAAATTTAAGGAAAGGAACAACCTTGCAGAGCAACCTTTCAGAAGTATATTACCAAAAtaatcaaaaatcaaattttaaatagaACAATGAGGGGCAAAATGCAGCTTACCACTGGGCATGGACCTCAAAGGATTTTTCCCTCAGTTTAAACCCCAAAAACCTGTGAGCAAAGACAGTAACCAAAGGGAAATGGATAGATAGCAAATGATCTTGTATGAAAACAATAACAACACAAAAGAAATCTAATGAAAGGAGTTCCTTCTCCTAACTCAGAAATTAAAAAGTCACAAAACGAAGTTAAACTTATAAAAGAAGCCTGAACATCATCATATTGCTAAAATTAGTTCAGGGAAAATGAGaacaaattagaaatataaaaggaacaaattattCTAGTTGTTATACTGATTTAGTAGAAAGCTTTAAATCAAAGCATAAAACAAAagttatattcacaatcaatCCATGAAAAATCATTCCTTTAAGAGTACAACAACAACATATCAACAGAACACCACGTTCAATACACCTCAAAAAGTAACAGAATTTCAGATTTCGTTCATTGTTACAAATCCACAAACTACTAATTCAACATAAACCAGTGACAAAAATTCATGTTTGTCTTCAATTCCTCATTCTCCCATAAAACAAAACACCGATCATGaacaaaacaataaaacaaaccaCAATTAAAGCTACATTTCAGTTTCGTAACAGCTACGAACATGAGGCAAAGAAAACAACACCGAAAATTGGAAATTGACGAAACTGCAAGAAGACAATCGAGGaagagaaaaattgaaaagaagaGTCTGGAGGGAACTGAAAAATACATACTCATCATAGTCACCGACACCCAAAGAAGAGGAATTGAATAGGTGAATGAAACGTGACACCTTCGAGTAGTAGAAGGAAACTGAAACCCTGATTAATGGAACAGAGGCAATGGGGCTTTAGAGTATGACTACCTCGCCTTAAACTCAAGGATGCCACCATCTTCTCTGCCTCGAGCTCCACCCAGATCCTCTCACGATTTCCCTCCGCTCAGGTCACCATTCGATCTCGCCCTCTCCTCTCCCATGATTTTTCTCGGTATCGCTAGAGCTCATTTCGTTTTGCAATGAGCGTGACTCTTAATATGGTGGGAGTGGGAAAACGAAAACGGAAGAAAGTCATAAAGGGTGTGGAAAAAGGAAAACCGAAGGGAGTCTGAAAGGGAAAACCAAGCGTGCAAATACAACGACGGGTTttaaagtgaaaaagaaaaagaaatcaaatggCTAAGATTGAACGCTACGGACGGCCAAGATTTGATTTCCAACAAATTATATTGAGATTTACTGAATTGTCCATGGATAAATTCTTATTTATGTTCAACGATCTATTGAATTACACTTTTACCCTTAAGGCtgcaaaactttgcttttatatatagtatagatagatagatagatataaacTTGCAGGAAGCAGAACCTAGCTAGGTTAGGCGGTGCAACCATTAGCAGAACCGTAGGAGGAGCGGCCACCACCATTGAAACAAGAGAAGGTGTCACGATAAATGAAGGGAAAATATAAGTTAACAAGTGTGTTAGGGTTTCGACCTTTCTTGCTTTCTCGGCGACGCCGCCTCTCCTTTTAGCGCGGAGGCGGCACCTCCCTTTGTATCCTGGCGAAAGTTCTTGCCATGTCCATCGTTTTGTTCTTCTCTGCTCCTCTTCGGattttatttctttcatttcagcccatgtcgTTCTGTCCCTTGTGTTTGCCTTGGATCTTGGTTGTTCGTTCTTCACTTATCGTTTGTTCTGCTCTGATGTTCTGATTCCGGGCAGCGGAATCATTTTTTGTCTGGAGATTTGCGATTCAAATCTGCTTCTGCTCAGATTCTGCTCCTTCTTGGTGGTTTCATGGTGGTTGTCCCCTTCGTTGTCGTCAGCACTCGCTTCTGCTTCTGTTAGCTGTGCATCGTTCCCTTCCCTGTTTTCTCTTGTTGGTTCAAGTTTGTGGAAGGTCTGGTGGAGGCTCCTGGTTAGTCCTAGCGGTTTGGTGCATGGATTCTTGGTCGTCCCCTCTGTTGTCGTCGCCGTTGGTGCTCACTTCTGCTTCTGTTAGCTATGCATCGTTTCTTTCCCTGTTTTCTCTTGCTGGTTCAGGTTTGTGGAAGGTCTGGTAGGGGCTCCTGCTCAGTCCTTGCGGGTTGGTGGCTTCTTGGTGGTTTCATGGTGGTTGTCCCTTTTTTCTTTGGGTGTTTTCTTGGGTTTGTCTCAGTGGGTGATGTTTTGTGGGGTTGAGTTGAGGATGGGGTGTTCCTGTTTGGTTGAGCCAATGCTGCTTCTAGCGTCCTGAGTCGTGGCTGAGGAGTTCCCTTTTGGTTGAGCCTATGTTTCTCCTCAGTGGGGTTGAACCTGTGCTACATCTTGATTCTATGGTGTGTCCCTCATCTGGTGGTTGTTTGGAGGTTGCGTTTTGCTAGGTCAGGGTTGTTTTGAGGGTTTGTTCTACAACTATCTCGTTCGTTGTTGTTTGCGGAGCCGATTGATTGGCAAGGTGTTTGATGCGCGGGTGATGGAGGCGTTGATGGGGCTTACGGTTTACGTTGATTTGGGTCCTGGTGGTTAGCTTGTGCTCTCTTAGGGTTTTAGATTCTGGTTGTTGTTTTTTTGGCTTGAAGCATGCGATTATGCTTGTGGTTGTGTTTGTTGGGCAAGGATCTTTGTGGTTGGGTTATTGTTTGACGATCTATGGCTTTTCGTGAATTTTTGGGTTTTAGgcattttatatgtttttgtcTTGATGAGACTTTGTACTTTTCAGTCTTTTTAAAGATTGAATCTTTATTAATATGTatcattttgctttaaaaataataattgaaggGAAAATAGGTTATAATTTAATAAACAGATTAAGAGTagttataaattataattaggGACATCATACTAGATGATGGTTTATTAagaaattttgtattttatgaaGAGAGATTGGACtcttaaaatttcaaaattaataagAGAAAACTAACTCTCAAGCATCTAATTAAAACTATATAtaattactttcaaaaaaaactatacacatacatcatttattcaatgaatctcaaaaactaatttttgcttataatagtgatcgAAGGGTGTATATAATTATTCTTATGTTCTTATCACATAGCTTAGTCAAACCCACTCTTAATCCTTGGACAATTAATATGAATTTTACTACTAGTAAACAAAGAGGGAGAAAGTGTAATTTGAAGATGATGTGTTGTTGTGTCGGAAGAGAAGGCACGTAGGTAGCTCCCATTAATGCCGACAGATTAAATATTTCAATGACATGTCGGGGTCCTACGTTTAGGGCTCTACTCCGGCCATCTCCCATTTTTGCTATTtcgcttttttttttgttacataaacATTTcttgtttacttttttttttgtaaatattcACAATGACATTTATAAAGGaataaacataaaatttaacTAAATAATTGTGCCAGCCAAAAAATTCTTCCCCTAGCTATAGCTGCTGTCAGCTACTTTCTTTGAATAAAACTTTATTGGAATAATGTAAAAACATGATTAGTGAAGATTATTATAGTGTTAAACACTCAAACACCAGTAGTTTGTGGGGTTAAAAACTTCAACAGATTGGTTTGTAACCCCTCAAATAGGGGTGCTTAACATTAATATGATGTTCACCAATCATTACTCAAATTCAtaattgttagaatataatataaaatcattaaagtggcccttacgcaagagccctttgagcttgaagcgtggataaatgcacaggcccatctaccatgtgcttaattaaattccactttttaattagaaagtgaggggagcaaggatcgaactctagacctctcggtcatatagactctgataccatgttcccctcactttctaattaaaaagtggaatttaattaagcacatggtagatgggcatgtgcatttatccacgcttcaagcccaaagggctcttgcgtgagggggcgtgttagaatataatataaaatcattaaagtGGCCCTACCCAACAGTTTAAGCTTTTGGaattaagtggttatttgacaatAATGTTCATACTTGATAATGTAATTGTTTACAAATCaaaagtaaaagtaaaaaaagGAGAAGCAGTGCAGGCAAAGCCGGTTAAAGTGGAAAGTAAATGTGTGAAGCGTGAAAGATGCAGATGTGTGAAATTGTAATGGCAAGTATTTGATAGGCTTTCCAGAATGAGACACCTCTTTTTCTGCAGAGGGCTTATTCATGACCACATCCTCCTCCCCTTTCTTATCTTCAACTCCAAGTctcaaacaaaaaaatgttaaaactactaatatatatatatatatatatagtattaatattattaatctaaaaaatcatattatttaaataatattaaagtattattattactaacttttttttaagAGATTAATAGATCAATTCATGTAGAACTTTTTAGTTTTACAGTAAAATTTCATCATATTACGTAACATCTGGCCAAACATAcacattttcattttaattaaaataaaaaaaatttcatgttGGATGCATGTGTAGAAATATCACGCGACAATGCATCAACCATTTTCTACATAATTAAATACATCACCTTAGTCTACTTTAGATTTCCATTGAAATCAATTGATATTAAaattatcaataattatttattcacacctcaaaatgaggtgaaATGAggtggagaaagagagagataggaagaaaataaaaagtaagagtgagaaagtataagatgtgatagatgataagaggagagagatgaaaataaaaatatgtgaaaatgaagtgtataaaaaaagaggtgtgtatatatcattaccctaAAATTATACCTCTCCTATCTATAATGAAATCACATTTACGTTGGTTCTTGATTCTGAGACTCAGAACTAAACATACATGCAATTATTATCTTTGCTTAAACATATCTTGTGCTTTATGACTTTATTAAGCAATTGACTCAGCTCACCTCTCAACTCTCATGAGGAATTTAATTGTTGACTCTAGATAGATCTTCTTCTCCCACATAGTCCCACCTTACCCAAAGTCCAAATTAAACAGGATATTTTTTTTCTCAGAAAGTGGATAGCGATATGGAGTTTGACGACCACGAAGACCtcgaggaagaagaggaggaggaagaagaagaagaagaaggagaggtCGAGATGGGGTTCACAGTGGCGCCGCCGGGATTTGACTCGCTAGGAAACTCAGCTGCGCGGTCCAAAACAGGCGGTGGCATAGAACCAGAAGGAGGTGCAGCAGCCACCGCCTTAGGCGTTGGTCGCAAAAATGGGTCCACAGGGACAGTCAGATACAGAGAATGTCAAAAGAACCACGCCGTCGGTATTGGCGGCCACGCCGTCGATGGCTGCTGCGAGTTTCTCGCCGCCGGACAGGAAGGTACGCTGGAGGCCGTAATCTGCGCCGCCTGTAACTGCCACCGGAACTTCCACCGCAAGGAGACCGGCGGCGAAATCACCTCCTACCAGCCACGGCCGCCGCAGCAGCAGCCAGCCTACCACCACCAGTTCTCCCCTTACTACCCCCGTGCCGAGCCACCGCCTTCCGCCGGCTACCTCCACCATCTGGTGACTCCACCGCTGTCCCAGCACCGACCCTTGGCCCTTCCACCGGCGGGTTCCGGCGGGTTCAGCAGGGAGGAGGAAGACATGTCGAACCCGAGTAGCAGCGGCGGAGGAACGAAGAAACGGCACAGAACAAGGTTCACGCCGGAGCAGAAGGATAAGATGCTGGAATTTGCGGAGAGGGTAGGGTGGAGGATCCAGAAGCATGATGAAGCTGCGGTGGAGCAGTTCTGTGAGGAAGCTTGTATCAAGAGACATGTTCTCAAGGTTTGGATGCATAACAACAAGCACACTCTTGGTAAGAAACCCTAATTTCCATCTCTTTGTTAATTTCCATTTTTAGGTCAAGAACATGGTTGGGCATTTTTGGTATCATCCTCTTTTCTCCAACTTCAATGAATTTTAGTCTCAAAATAGGATTATGAGTGAGACAAGAGAACTTTGTATTAATGTAAAATTTTAATGGAGATCTAGCTAGGGTTCTTACTCCTTCTAATTCCTTCCCTAATTAATGTTCAGTCAGTTTAtttttcctcagaatcaattttagcagCACTCTGAAGCTATTCATATAAGTTAATTTGATTTTATCTCTAAAGAAGAGTTGCTTTGATTTGTTCTACTATGTAATGGGATTTTAGTATTTGGTGATTTTATGGCAAACGATGAGATAAAGTGATAGACATGAACTAGCAAGTGGAAATAAAGACAAAGAAACTTGGGAAGTCCATGGAGTGTTCATGCTTATCATCAAGTGACTGTATTGCAAAGAAAGTATGGAGATGAGGACAGAGAATAAATGCCAAGATTAAGTTGAATTTAACGTGTATGGCATGCAAATGCAATGGTGTTTAATTTGCTTCGTTTTCATTCACATCTGTCATCTATTTCCTGtttttcctcctcctcatcaCCGCTCTACGATTATCCTTATTTCTCTCTCTCATATTAATGTCTCAACTCTTTAATTTTCTCTTTGCATATTAATTTCTTGACACATTTGAACCGTTCAAACGTACGCGACCTCAAAATTCACAAACTATTCAATGAGTCAGACAAATTCTTGATCCAGAAAGTTCAATAAGTGAACCGTTTTGCTTCGGTCTCTCTGATAGAACCCTTGCAAATTCACCCCACTAGCTATAATTTTATGTTCTTTTTGccattaattattttcagatatttaatttcattctgctACTTGTTCAAGACTAGCCAGTAGCCACCTTATCCTCCACTAGCTATTAATCAGTTTTTATGGGCTTTCAGTTAATTTCTTCCTTGACATCTTGGCTAGATGTTAACCCATTGAGTTGATGTAATGATTTAATATTTCATTCTTAGGCATGTAGTTGGAGGATTTGATTTCCAACtattgtgaatgaaaaaaaaaagtttacaaTCAGCTTCATATCATTCAGTTTACTGATAGTGAATCGAGAGATTAATCTCATGACTATGGAGGTACATTGAttaatactaaaaaaaattccttggcaaatgttttgtttttctcaaattaaataaataaataaccttttaataaataaaaagtgtGAAAGTAATTGAAAAACTAATTTAACTGTAAGTCACGCGGGAAAGTCGTACACACTGTTTAATTACCTGAAGCGTTGCAGTGTTGCAGATCAGACATGTTTGCAGgctttttctgattttgatgaACAATACACCACGTTAATGCTGTTCAGTTCTATCATTCACTTTTCCTTTTCTACTTGCTATTATTCTGTCGTTCTTTCCTTTTCTCGTTACTCTTCTTCTATTTCAAAAAACAAGATTGCGACAAAAGACCAGAGTGTAAGTTTTGGTTTATTGTCGAACGTTGTTAAGCACTGAATTGAAGCTTCCTCTAGCTGTGTGTTAAGCAATAATGTTAGTTACGCACTTTTTTTTAGGTGGAAGAGGTAGAATGAGGAaggagatagaaagaaaagaaaaagtaatagAGAAAAAGTATGAGATATGATATATggtaagaagagagaaatagaaataaaaatatgtggaaatgaagtgtttaaaaaataaaatatgtatataCTATTGTTGATGTGTTAAGTACTCCTGGACTCTGGTGTGCCTTCGAGATTATGTTTTCAATTAgtgtgttgaaagttgaaacttgaaaatgTACTAAGGATTGACACATATATGCCTTTAGTTATGGCAACAAATTAAAATAGCATGTTTTACAGTGAATCATATTACAAATTGGTCTGGTTCATTATTAAACTGaatgaattatatttttacaACTAACGTTCAAAAtatattgtatatatatatatgtatatatattgtatatattttgtttgcaatataaatttttttaataattaaataattcatttatagaaaaactcttttaatttgtaaatcatattttgttttttagttgtctaaatgatccatgataaagtttgggttacataactcatcattcaatcacatttgagataaatgagttggaattaaattaataaataaaatatagaaatttcaactcacttatctctcagtgtgattggatgatgagttatgtaacccaaactttatcatgggtcatttaaacAACCTTTTTTTACGGTGGATTTAATCTTTCTTTTTTCTGCATTGAAAAACACGGTAGACATATAGCTTTCACATTTAGtaaatgttatttataatatgttTCTTATTTGCTAAACTTTATTTGTAGATGAAGCATTTAACTTGTAAACCATATTTTTCTTGGTCACAAGACTATACAGAATTAAAGAAAGTATAGCTTTtaaatagtttaatttttatatttgatttatttttttaacatcaACATTTTGGGCACAACACATATGACTGCTAAACTATGAGAAGTCAAGCTGAACAATTGATCCAAGATGAGACATCTTAAGACTTAAGAGATGTGTCTAAAGAAACAGAAGAAGTAGGGGTTGAAAACTAAGTGAGGCACAACAATGTTGGCCGCGCACATAAAGACGGTGGAAACGAGAAAGGACATACATCAAATTCTTTAGTTTGGGAAAACCTAAAGGCCACTTTAGTTGCATTCGGGAGGTTTTGCTGGAGGTGCAGTACCCAACTCGGCCAAAAAGCGTTATGCCAGAGCAATATATCACATCAATTCGGGGTCAACCTAGAGAGCTAGCGGGTCACATAGTCATCTTTCTGTGATGACGATTTCGAGGGTATCCTACCTCATGATGGTGACCTACTGGTAGTAATATTACAGATGCCGAGTATGACGTTAGAAGAGTTATCATCGATCAATTGTTCAGCGGACGTCATTTGTTATGTTGAGcatttctctcttctccaaGACTATAATCAATAACAAACAAGGAACAAGGTATTAAAGAAGCCAACTATAAGGGTATGTTTGGTAtgtataagaaaaataaaacaaaagaaaatgaaaagaaagaaagtgtTTAGAAAATAAGAAATTCGTAGGTTTGATcgactgaaaaaaaaaaaagacgtgTGAGATAAAAGAAAAGTGAATGTTTgtaaaataacataaattttatttaaaaaatcaaatttgataattaatttgtttaaatatattttcaggaatattattaaaattattcatCATTGTGTATATATAAACAACACAAAATGTTTTCGATCCTCAAGTTTTCTTCACGCATTAGGGGAGAAAATAATTTGTGTGAATTCACCCTATTTCTAGCTTTGCAAACATCAAGTCATAATACTCTAGTTCAATGTGCACAGCATTAGGAAACCATCAACTGTTAAATCACCGAGTCTTGAAAGCTAGAGGCATGTTGTGGAACGTCGACCGAGACAGAAACAAACTCAGCTAGTCAGCTATGATCTCATTGGCCTTTTcctttgcttctgatttgtcATTGTGGTTGCCTGCATTAAATGATAGTGTCAGTTGACTAATGTCTAATAATGGAAAAGCCAATCCTTTACTACAGTAGATATGGTCAAATTAAAatcagtaatgatatatacatacctcattttttaaacactctatttccacttttttttatttttatctatctcttttaatcatctatcacatctcatactttctctctcttactttttcttttcttcctatctctcttccttccacctctttccacctcttaAAGAGGTGTGTACAAAACATTATtcaattactccctccgttcctgatcttttgttgttttaagttTTGGTCTAAATTCCAAAAcatttgttgttttacaaactcaatgcattttttctcaatttattccatgtataccctcatttaatactctatctctcacctaccaccttttattttcaccaatcaaaatcataacaagttTTTTAACCAATAATTACTATTCTCTTTCTTCACTctaactcaacattaaataagggtgtttatgtcaacaaatatttcaatgattgcactcttaaacaatgtgcataaccttaaacaacaaaagatcagaaacggagggagtaaaatCTAAAGCATACCTGTGGTTGTGGACTTACTAGGTCTCATCCCATGTTATTATGTTAACGTGCATCTTCATATTAATGTGTAGTTGGGGGTGCTGCATGACTTGGAAGTTGGAAGTCGGAAGCATAAGCATTTGGCGCatttatttatctattttctAGTGGCTTTGAGAAGTACTTCCTCCGTTTCataaagtttgtagtttaagatTATGGCATAAAgagtaagaaaataattattgatagcaTAATTTAACTAGAttaccttatttaattttactagtatgatgtgcaactattaaattatacttagatagagaagaatatAATTAATggagaagagttgtggttggttaatatgaaaggtgataagtgagagaaaatgtattaaatgagggtagaggtggaaaaaattagcaaaaaatacattgattttctaaaacaacaaacattttaggATATTGAAAAATtgtgcaaaacaacaaactttctgaAACGGAGGGATTACTATATTATTATTCATGTGTTTGGTACGTTGTATGTTAGgcacactacaaaaaaaacgtaATTTAGTGGGGGTTTTTTTTTGCACTTAGCGGGGGTTTTCAACCCCCACGAGTTACTTAGTgggggttttgaaaaatcccgaaGTTACACTCCCCACAAATTATTAGCGGGATTTTTTAGCAAACCCTGGTACCTGCATATGGatttagcgggggtttttagcgggggttttaaacctcccttatccACAAGCTTTTTTTAACAGGGGTTTTCAACCTCCCTTAATTGCAAGAGATTATTTATAGTTTTAAACCTCCTTAAACCTTCCTTGGCTACTAGAGTTTATTCTAGGGACATTTTTAACCTCATTTAATTGTTGAATACACAGTTATTGAATATTTAAATGCACATAATATGAATTAATAAAACTCTATTGCAAATAACTAATGTAATGTGATATAGTTTAAAGATTCAAATCCAAACAAACATCCATAGTGAGAAACTTAAGTTGCAATATCCAAAATACAAAACACTAAATAAAATCCATGGTGAGAAACTTAAGTTGCAATATCCAAAATACAAAACACTAAATAAAATAGCACTACATGTTGCTAGCATTGTATGATCCGCTTTCATCCGAATGTATGTTGGATGTACTTCCAATATCATTTACctgaaataataaatttaaatatttagtaGATGATAAAAATACTTATAAGAAGAGTGATAAAAAGAAGTACACTAATTAGCATTGCATATAAGAGAACAAGA
This is a stretch of genomic DNA from Lotus japonicus ecotype B-129 chromosome 1, LjGifu_v1.2. It encodes these proteins:
- the LOC130720687 gene encoding zinc-finger homeodomain protein 2-like; its protein translation is MEFDDHEDLEEEEEEEEEEEEGEVEMGFTVAPPGFDSLGNSAARSKTGGGIEPEGGAAATALGVGRKNGSTGTVRYRECQKNHAVGIGGHAVDGCCEFLAAGQEGTLEAVICAACNCHRNFHRKETGGEITSYQPRPPQQQPAYHHQFSPYYPRAEPPPSAGYLHHLVTPPLSQHRPLALPPAGSGGFSREEEDMSNPSSSGGGTKKRHRTRFTPEQKDKMLEFAERVGWRIQKHDEAAVEQFCEEACIKRHVLKVWMHNNKHTLGKKP